The following coding sequences are from one Gossypium hirsutum isolate 1008001.06 chromosome A12, Gossypium_hirsutum_v2.1, whole genome shotgun sequence window:
- the LOC107934734 gene encoding putative U-box domain-containing protein 42 isoform X1, which translates to MQYFFFFQIKNTSFASVFESLLADISSIIESVECIQAEQENFVELGCYLYRVFPAIMELQFSENPPKNTKVIVESLSMNVNLVKDLVGECHKENHPVSDGELAKILAKLVRVIKDIGECLCLIPSTTFGGQKYVETAVWSLSDELQNVHFEFKQPIESQMSYAMQIPSSQMLPLPEESDLYPVDDEVLVPTESSQVLSMPCPVDFIKSTNQRSQEQHENVDKSLVTLPHVAHYIEPLYNTFFCPLTKQVMDDPVTIENGVTYERKVITEWFETSSHQDNIVCPTTGMKLKSRVLSVNVALKTTIEEWKERTEVARIKAARTALSLACSDSMILEAIRDLQRICKRRRNKKVLVVNVGILPLLIRLLGYKDRDVRCEVLELLRQLTEEDDEGKEMIANIMDISAMIELMSSSHQQIRHASLLFLVELSRSQALGEKIGSATGAILMLIRVKFNHHVDSFAAEKADEILKNLERFPDNIKQMAENGFLDPLLNHLTEGSEEVQMEMTSFLGELILSNDSKVYVAEKASTSIIKMVQSGNTIFRNAAFKALSQISSHHPNGKILLETGILNIMAEMMFTRRIYDELMDSKKEAAAILANVLESGVEHDSIKVNTHGRRLSSDYAVYNIIHMLKNSTPEELNINLIRILLCLTKSPRSMDTIVSVVNETEASYTLIELINNPHEQLGVAVIKLLILLAPHVGNTLVERLCKTRGQPLGLMECPSGTNHITEKQALSARFLAKLPQQNLTLNLALLNNNVVPTILERIFLIQRNGTRTSRHATVYLEGLVGILVRFTTTLYEPQMLFLARTHNLTSVFTELVIKTSSDEVQRLSAIGLENLSLESINLSRPPQIKKTGSKKLFRLPNLLSSRSVETRKMPVLCPVHRGACSSETTFCLIDAKAVERLLVCLDHENDEVVEASMAAICTLLDDKVDVDTSVSLLSEINAIQYVLKVVKEHKQEGLLQKSFWMIEKFLARGGNKSVSDISQDRLLPASLISAFHNGNDSMKQMAENILRHLNRMPTPSATY; encoded by the exons AtgcaatacttttttttttttcagataaaGAACACTTCCTTTGCTAGTGTTTTTGAATCCTTGTTGGCAGATATTTCATCAATCATAGAATCTGTAGAATGTATACAAGCTGAGCAGGAAAACTTTGTTGAATTGGGATGCTATCTTTATCGAGTTTTTCCAGCAATAATGGAGTTGCAGTTTTCAGAGAATCCCCCAAAAAATACAAAAGTGATTGTAGAATCTCTTTCCATGAATGTCAATTTGGTTAAAGATCTTGTTGGAGAATGCCATAAAGAGAACCATCCAGTCTCAGATGGTGAACTTGCGAAGATCTTAGCTAAGCTAGTAAGGGTGATTAAAGACATAGGTGAATGTTTGTGTTTGATACCATCTACAACATTTGGGGGCCAGAAGTATGTGGAAACTGCGGTCTGGTCTCTTTCGGATGAATTGCAGAATGTTCATTTTGAGTTCAAGCAACCTATAGAATCACAGATGTCTTATGCAATGCAGATCCCAAGTTCTCAAATGTTGCCATTGCCGGAAGAATCAGATCTTTACCCTGTTGATGACGAAGTATTGGTGCCTACAGAGAGTTCTCAAGTTTTGAGTATGCCATGCCCGGTTGATTTCATTAAGAGTACAAATCAGAGAAGCCAAGAGCAACATGAAAACGTGGACAAATCTTTGGTGACATTGCCACATGTAGCTCACTATATCGAACCATTGTACAACACATTCTTCTGTCCATTAACCAAGCAGGTTATGGATGACCCAGTTACCATTGAAAATGGAGTGACGTACGAGCGGAAGGTCATAACAGAGTGGTTTGAAACCTCCAGTCATCAAGACAATATAGTCTGTCCAACCACAGGGATGAAGCTAAAAAGCAGAGTTTTAAGCGTCAATGTTGCTCTAAAGACCACAATAGAGGAATGGAAGGAGAGGACTGAGGTTGCAAGGATCAAAGCTGCCCGTACCGCATTATCGTTGGCTTGTTCGGATAGTATGATACTAGAAGCAATAAGAGATCTGCAACGTATTTGCAAGAGAAGGCGGAATAAAAAGGTACTAGTAGTTAATGTTGGAATATTGCCATTGCTTATTAGGTTACTTGGATATAAAGATAGAGATGTTAGATGTGAGGTTTTGGAATTATTACGACAACTGACGGAGGAAGATGATGAAGGAAAG GAAATGATTGCTAATATAATGGATATATCGGCAATGATTGAGTTGATGTCAAGTAGTCACCAGCAAATTAGGCATGCATCATTGCTTTTCTTAGTTGAGCTTTCAAGATCTCAAGCTTTGGGTGAAAAAATTGGTTCAGCTACTGGAGCAATTTTGATGCTGATCAGAGTTAAATTCAATCATCATGTTGATTCCTTTGCTGCAGAAAAAgcagatgaaattttaaagaatctAGAGAGATTTCCAGATAATATAAAGCAGATGGCTGAAAATGGATTCTTGGATCCTCTTTTAAATCATCTAACAGAAg GTTCTGAGGAGGTTCAAATGGAAATGACAAGCTTCTTGGGGGAACTCATACTTAGTAATGACAGCAAAGTGTATGTGGCTGAGAAGGCTTCTACAAGTATTATTAAAATGGTGCAAAGTGGGAACACTATTTTCAGAAACGCAGCATTTAAAGCTCTATCACAAATCTCATCTCATCATCCAAATGGCAAAATCCTTTTAGAAACTGGCATTCTCAACATTATGGCTGAAATGATGTTCACTCGCAGGATATATGATGAACTAATGGATTCAAAGAAAGAGGCTGCTGCAATACTTGCAAATGTTCTTGAATCTGGGGTTGAACATGACAGCATCAAAGTGAACACTCATGGCCGTAGGTTAAGCTCAGATTATGCTGTTTACAACATTATCCACATGCTTAAGAACTCAACTCCAGAAGAGCTCAACATCAATCTCATCCGGATTCTGTTATGCTTAACAAAGTCACCCAGATCAATGGATACAATTGTTTCGGTTGTGAACGAGACTGAAGCAAGCTATACCCTCATTGAACTCATCAATAACCCACATGAACAACTTGGGGTTGCCGTAATCAAGCTACTGATTTTGCTTGCGCCGCATGTCGGTAACACACTAGTTGAAAGGCTCTGCAAAACCAGGGGACAACCTCTGGGTTTAATGGAATGCCCTTCTGGAACTAATCACATTACAGAGAAGCAAGCACTTTCTGCAAGATTCCTGGCGAAACTCCCTCAACAGAATCTCACACTCAACCTTGCTCTTCTCAACAACAATGTCGTCCCCACAATCCTTGAGAGAATCTTTCTAATCCAAAGAAATGGAACAAGAACTAGCAGGCATGCAACTGTGTACTTAGAGGGTCTTGTTGGAATTCTTGTTAGATTCACAACTACATTGTATGAACCCCAAATGTTGTTCCTTGCAAGAACTCACAACTTGACATCAGTGTTTACAGAACTGGTCATCAAAACATCCAGTGATGAAGTTCAAAGGTTGTCAGCAATTGGACTGGAGAATCTCTCATTAGAGTCAATAAATCTATCACGGCCACCACAGATAAAGAAAACTGGGTCTAAAAAACTCTTCCGCCTACCGAATTTATTGTCTTCCAGGTCAGTTGAAACCAGAAAGATGCCAGTTCTATGTCCAGTTCATAGAGGTGCTTGTTCTTCAGAAACCACATTTTGTTTGATCGATGCTAAGGCAGTTGAGAGGCTGTTAGTATGCCTGGACCATGAAAATGATGAAGTAGTTGAAGCTTCAATGGCTGCTATCTGTACTTTGTTGGATGACAAGGTTGATGTAGACACCAGTGTGAGCCTGTTAAGTGAAATCAATGCTATTCAATATGTATTGAAAGTAGTGAAAGAGCATAAACAAGAGGGTCTATTGCAGAAATCATTTTGGATGATCGAAAAATTCTTGGCAAGAGGTGGAAATAAGTCAGTTTCTGATATATCACAGGATAGACTACTGCCTGCTTCATTGATTAGTGCTTTTCATAATGGGAATGATAGTATGAAGCAGATGGCTGAGAATATTTTGAGACACTTAAACAGGATGCCGACTCCTTCAGCTACTTATTAA
- the LOC107934734 gene encoding putative U-box domain-containing protein 42 isoform X4, whose translation MSIKNTSFASVFESLLADISSIIESVECIQAEQENFVELGCYLYRVFPAIMELQFSENPPKNTKVIVESLSMNVNLVKDLVGECHKENHPVSDGELAKILAKLVRVIKDIGECLCLIPSTTFGGQKYVETAVWSLSDELQNVHFEFKQPIESQMSYAMQIPSSQMLPLPEESDLYPVDDEVLVPTESSQVLSMPCPVDFIKSTNQRSQEQHENVDKSLVTLPHVAHYIEPLYNTFFCPLTKQVMDDPVTIENGVTYERKVITEWFETSSHQDNIVCPTTGMKLKSRVLSVNVALKTTIEEWKERTEVARIKAARTALSLACSDSMILEAIRDLQRICKRRRNKKEMIANIMDISAMIELMSSSHQQIRHASLLFLVELSRSQALGEKIGSATGAILMLIRVKFNHHVDSFAAEKADEILKNLERFPDNIKQMAENGFLDPLLNHLTEGSEEVQMEMTSFLGELILSNDSKVYVAEKASTSIIKMVQSGNTIFRNAAFKALSQISSHHPNGKILLETGILNIMAEMMFTRRIYDELMDSKKEAAAILANVLESGVEHDSIKVNTHGRRLSSDYAVYNIIHMLKNSTPEELNINLIRILLCLTKSPRSMDTIVSVVNETEASYTLIELINNPHEQLGVAVIKLLILLAPHVGNTLVERLCKTRGQPLGLMECPSGTNHITEKQALSARFLAKLPQQNLTLNLALLNNNVVPTILERIFLIQRNGTRTSRHATVYLEGLVGILVRFTTTLYEPQMLFLARTHNLTSVFTELVIKTSSDEVQRLSAIGLENLSLESINLSRPPQIKKTGSKKLFRLPNLLSSRSVETRKMPVLCPVHRGACSSETTFCLIDAKAVERLLVCLDHENDEVVEASMAAICTLLDDKVDVDTSVSLLSEINAIQYVLKVVKEHKQEGLLQKSFWMIEKFLARGGNKSVSDISQDRLLPASLISAFHNGNDSMKQMAENILRHLNRMPTPSATY comes from the exons ATGTCG ataaaGAACACTTCCTTTGCTAGTGTTTTTGAATCCTTGTTGGCAGATATTTCATCAATCATAGAATCTGTAGAATGTATACAAGCTGAGCAGGAAAACTTTGTTGAATTGGGATGCTATCTTTATCGAGTTTTTCCAGCAATAATGGAGTTGCAGTTTTCAGAGAATCCCCCAAAAAATACAAAAGTGATTGTAGAATCTCTTTCCATGAATGTCAATTTGGTTAAAGATCTTGTTGGAGAATGCCATAAAGAGAACCATCCAGTCTCAGATGGTGAACTTGCGAAGATCTTAGCTAAGCTAGTAAGGGTGATTAAAGACATAGGTGAATGTTTGTGTTTGATACCATCTACAACATTTGGGGGCCAGAAGTATGTGGAAACTGCGGTCTGGTCTCTTTCGGATGAATTGCAGAATGTTCATTTTGAGTTCAAGCAACCTATAGAATCACAGATGTCTTATGCAATGCAGATCCCAAGTTCTCAAATGTTGCCATTGCCGGAAGAATCAGATCTTTACCCTGTTGATGACGAAGTATTGGTGCCTACAGAGAGTTCTCAAGTTTTGAGTATGCCATGCCCGGTTGATTTCATTAAGAGTACAAATCAGAGAAGCCAAGAGCAACATGAAAACGTGGACAAATCTTTGGTGACATTGCCACATGTAGCTCACTATATCGAACCATTGTACAACACATTCTTCTGTCCATTAACCAAGCAGGTTATGGATGACCCAGTTACCATTGAAAATGGAGTGACGTACGAGCGGAAGGTCATAACAGAGTGGTTTGAAACCTCCAGTCATCAAGACAATATAGTCTGTCCAACCACAGGGATGAAGCTAAAAAGCAGAGTTTTAAGCGTCAATGTTGCTCTAAAGACCACAATAGAGGAATGGAAGGAGAGGACTGAGGTTGCAAGGATCAAAGCTGCCCGTACCGCATTATCGTTGGCTTGTTCGGATAGTATGATACTAGAAGCAATAAGAGATCTGCAACGTATTTGCAAGAGAAGGCGGAATAAAAAG GAAATGATTGCTAATATAATGGATATATCGGCAATGATTGAGTTGATGTCAAGTAGTCACCAGCAAATTAGGCATGCATCATTGCTTTTCTTAGTTGAGCTTTCAAGATCTCAAGCTTTGGGTGAAAAAATTGGTTCAGCTACTGGAGCAATTTTGATGCTGATCAGAGTTAAATTCAATCATCATGTTGATTCCTTTGCTGCAGAAAAAgcagatgaaattttaaagaatctAGAGAGATTTCCAGATAATATAAAGCAGATGGCTGAAAATGGATTCTTGGATCCTCTTTTAAATCATCTAACAGAAg GTTCTGAGGAGGTTCAAATGGAAATGACAAGCTTCTTGGGGGAACTCATACTTAGTAATGACAGCAAAGTGTATGTGGCTGAGAAGGCTTCTACAAGTATTATTAAAATGGTGCAAAGTGGGAACACTATTTTCAGAAACGCAGCATTTAAAGCTCTATCACAAATCTCATCTCATCATCCAAATGGCAAAATCCTTTTAGAAACTGGCATTCTCAACATTATGGCTGAAATGATGTTCACTCGCAGGATATATGATGAACTAATGGATTCAAAGAAAGAGGCTGCTGCAATACTTGCAAATGTTCTTGAATCTGGGGTTGAACATGACAGCATCAAAGTGAACACTCATGGCCGTAGGTTAAGCTCAGATTATGCTGTTTACAACATTATCCACATGCTTAAGAACTCAACTCCAGAAGAGCTCAACATCAATCTCATCCGGATTCTGTTATGCTTAACAAAGTCACCCAGATCAATGGATACAATTGTTTCGGTTGTGAACGAGACTGAAGCAAGCTATACCCTCATTGAACTCATCAATAACCCACATGAACAACTTGGGGTTGCCGTAATCAAGCTACTGATTTTGCTTGCGCCGCATGTCGGTAACACACTAGTTGAAAGGCTCTGCAAAACCAGGGGACAACCTCTGGGTTTAATGGAATGCCCTTCTGGAACTAATCACATTACAGAGAAGCAAGCACTTTCTGCAAGATTCCTGGCGAAACTCCCTCAACAGAATCTCACACTCAACCTTGCTCTTCTCAACAACAATGTCGTCCCCACAATCCTTGAGAGAATCTTTCTAATCCAAAGAAATGGAACAAGAACTAGCAGGCATGCAACTGTGTACTTAGAGGGTCTTGTTGGAATTCTTGTTAGATTCACAACTACATTGTATGAACCCCAAATGTTGTTCCTTGCAAGAACTCACAACTTGACATCAGTGTTTACAGAACTGGTCATCAAAACATCCAGTGATGAAGTTCAAAGGTTGTCAGCAATTGGACTGGAGAATCTCTCATTAGAGTCAATAAATCTATCACGGCCACCACAGATAAAGAAAACTGGGTCTAAAAAACTCTTCCGCCTACCGAATTTATTGTCTTCCAGGTCAGTTGAAACCAGAAAGATGCCAGTTCTATGTCCAGTTCATAGAGGTGCTTGTTCTTCAGAAACCACATTTTGTTTGATCGATGCTAAGGCAGTTGAGAGGCTGTTAGTATGCCTGGACCATGAAAATGATGAAGTAGTTGAAGCTTCAATGGCTGCTATCTGTACTTTGTTGGATGACAAGGTTGATGTAGACACCAGTGTGAGCCTGTTAAGTGAAATCAATGCTATTCAATATGTATTGAAAGTAGTGAAAGAGCATAAACAAGAGGGTCTATTGCAGAAATCATTTTGGATGATCGAAAAATTCTTGGCAAGAGGTGGAAATAAGTCAGTTTCTGATATATCACAGGATAGACTACTGCCTGCTTCATTGATTAGTGCTTTTCATAATGGGAATGATAGTATGAAGCAGATGGCTGAGAATATTTTGAGACACTTAAACAGGATGCCGACTCCTTCAGCTACTTATTAA
- the LOC107934734 gene encoding putative U-box domain-containing protein 42 isoform X2: MSIKNTSFASVFESLLADISSIIESVECIQAEQENFVELGCYLYRVFPAIMELQFSENPPKNTKVIVESLSMNVNLVKDLVGECHKENHPVSDGELAKILAKLVRVIKDIGECLCLIPSTTFGGQKYVETAVWSLSDELQNVHFEFKQPIESQMSYAMQIPSSQMLPLPEESDLYPVDDEVLVPTESSQVLSMPCPVDFIKSTNQRSQEQHENVDKSLVTLPHVAHYIEPLYNTFFCPLTKQVMDDPVTIENGVTYERKVITEWFETSSHQDNIVCPTTGMKLKSRVLSVNVALKTTIEEWKERTEVARIKAARTALSLACSDSMILEAIRDLQRICKRRRNKKVLVVNVGILPLLIRLLGYKDRDVRCEVLELLRQLTEEDDEGKEMIANIMDISAMIELMSSSHQQIRHASLLFLVELSRSQALGEKIGSATGAILMLIRVKFNHHVDSFAAEKADEILKNLERFPDNIKQMAENGFLDPLLNHLTEGSEEVQMEMTSFLGELILSNDSKVYVAEKASTSIIKMVQSGNTIFRNAAFKALSQISSHHPNGKILLETGILNIMAEMMFTRRIYDELMDSKKEAAAILANVLESGVEHDSIKVNTHGRRLSSDYAVYNIIHMLKNSTPEELNINLIRILLCLTKSPRSMDTIVSVVNETEASYTLIELINNPHEQLGVAVIKLLILLAPHVGNTLVERLCKTRGQPLGLMECPSGTNHITEKQALSARFLAKLPQQNLTLNLALLNNNVVPTILERIFLIQRNGTRTSRHATVYLEGLVGILVRFTTTLYEPQMLFLARTHNLTSVFTELVIKTSSDEVQRLSAIGLENLSLESINLSRPPQIKKTGSKKLFRLPNLLSSRSVETRKMPVLCPVHRGACSSETTFCLIDAKAVERLLVCLDHENDEVVEASMAAICTLLDDKVDVDTSVSLLSEINAIQYVLKVVKEHKQEGLLQKSFWMIEKFLARGGNKSVSDISQDRLLPASLISAFHNGNDSMKQMAENILRHLNRMPTPSATY, encoded by the exons ATGTCG ataaaGAACACTTCCTTTGCTAGTGTTTTTGAATCCTTGTTGGCAGATATTTCATCAATCATAGAATCTGTAGAATGTATACAAGCTGAGCAGGAAAACTTTGTTGAATTGGGATGCTATCTTTATCGAGTTTTTCCAGCAATAATGGAGTTGCAGTTTTCAGAGAATCCCCCAAAAAATACAAAAGTGATTGTAGAATCTCTTTCCATGAATGTCAATTTGGTTAAAGATCTTGTTGGAGAATGCCATAAAGAGAACCATCCAGTCTCAGATGGTGAACTTGCGAAGATCTTAGCTAAGCTAGTAAGGGTGATTAAAGACATAGGTGAATGTTTGTGTTTGATACCATCTACAACATTTGGGGGCCAGAAGTATGTGGAAACTGCGGTCTGGTCTCTTTCGGATGAATTGCAGAATGTTCATTTTGAGTTCAAGCAACCTATAGAATCACAGATGTCTTATGCAATGCAGATCCCAAGTTCTCAAATGTTGCCATTGCCGGAAGAATCAGATCTTTACCCTGTTGATGACGAAGTATTGGTGCCTACAGAGAGTTCTCAAGTTTTGAGTATGCCATGCCCGGTTGATTTCATTAAGAGTACAAATCAGAGAAGCCAAGAGCAACATGAAAACGTGGACAAATCTTTGGTGACATTGCCACATGTAGCTCACTATATCGAACCATTGTACAACACATTCTTCTGTCCATTAACCAAGCAGGTTATGGATGACCCAGTTACCATTGAAAATGGAGTGACGTACGAGCGGAAGGTCATAACAGAGTGGTTTGAAACCTCCAGTCATCAAGACAATATAGTCTGTCCAACCACAGGGATGAAGCTAAAAAGCAGAGTTTTAAGCGTCAATGTTGCTCTAAAGACCACAATAGAGGAATGGAAGGAGAGGACTGAGGTTGCAAGGATCAAAGCTGCCCGTACCGCATTATCGTTGGCTTGTTCGGATAGTATGATACTAGAAGCAATAAGAGATCTGCAACGTATTTGCAAGAGAAGGCGGAATAAAAAGGTACTAGTAGTTAATGTTGGAATATTGCCATTGCTTATTAGGTTACTTGGATATAAAGATAGAGATGTTAGATGTGAGGTTTTGGAATTATTACGACAACTGACGGAGGAAGATGATGAAGGAAAG GAAATGATTGCTAATATAATGGATATATCGGCAATGATTGAGTTGATGTCAAGTAGTCACCAGCAAATTAGGCATGCATCATTGCTTTTCTTAGTTGAGCTTTCAAGATCTCAAGCTTTGGGTGAAAAAATTGGTTCAGCTACTGGAGCAATTTTGATGCTGATCAGAGTTAAATTCAATCATCATGTTGATTCCTTTGCTGCAGAAAAAgcagatgaaattttaaagaatctAGAGAGATTTCCAGATAATATAAAGCAGATGGCTGAAAATGGATTCTTGGATCCTCTTTTAAATCATCTAACAGAAg GTTCTGAGGAGGTTCAAATGGAAATGACAAGCTTCTTGGGGGAACTCATACTTAGTAATGACAGCAAAGTGTATGTGGCTGAGAAGGCTTCTACAAGTATTATTAAAATGGTGCAAAGTGGGAACACTATTTTCAGAAACGCAGCATTTAAAGCTCTATCACAAATCTCATCTCATCATCCAAATGGCAAAATCCTTTTAGAAACTGGCATTCTCAACATTATGGCTGAAATGATGTTCACTCGCAGGATATATGATGAACTAATGGATTCAAAGAAAGAGGCTGCTGCAATACTTGCAAATGTTCTTGAATCTGGGGTTGAACATGACAGCATCAAAGTGAACACTCATGGCCGTAGGTTAAGCTCAGATTATGCTGTTTACAACATTATCCACATGCTTAAGAACTCAACTCCAGAAGAGCTCAACATCAATCTCATCCGGATTCTGTTATGCTTAACAAAGTCACCCAGATCAATGGATACAATTGTTTCGGTTGTGAACGAGACTGAAGCAAGCTATACCCTCATTGAACTCATCAATAACCCACATGAACAACTTGGGGTTGCCGTAATCAAGCTACTGATTTTGCTTGCGCCGCATGTCGGTAACACACTAGTTGAAAGGCTCTGCAAAACCAGGGGACAACCTCTGGGTTTAATGGAATGCCCTTCTGGAACTAATCACATTACAGAGAAGCAAGCACTTTCTGCAAGATTCCTGGCGAAACTCCCTCAACAGAATCTCACACTCAACCTTGCTCTTCTCAACAACAATGTCGTCCCCACAATCCTTGAGAGAATCTTTCTAATCCAAAGAAATGGAACAAGAACTAGCAGGCATGCAACTGTGTACTTAGAGGGTCTTGTTGGAATTCTTGTTAGATTCACAACTACATTGTATGAACCCCAAATGTTGTTCCTTGCAAGAACTCACAACTTGACATCAGTGTTTACAGAACTGGTCATCAAAACATCCAGTGATGAAGTTCAAAGGTTGTCAGCAATTGGACTGGAGAATCTCTCATTAGAGTCAATAAATCTATCACGGCCACCACAGATAAAGAAAACTGGGTCTAAAAAACTCTTCCGCCTACCGAATTTATTGTCTTCCAGGTCAGTTGAAACCAGAAAGATGCCAGTTCTATGTCCAGTTCATAGAGGTGCTTGTTCTTCAGAAACCACATTTTGTTTGATCGATGCTAAGGCAGTTGAGAGGCTGTTAGTATGCCTGGACCATGAAAATGATGAAGTAGTTGAAGCTTCAATGGCTGCTATCTGTACTTTGTTGGATGACAAGGTTGATGTAGACACCAGTGTGAGCCTGTTAAGTGAAATCAATGCTATTCAATATGTATTGAAAGTAGTGAAAGAGCATAAACAAGAGGGTCTATTGCAGAAATCATTTTGGATGATCGAAAAATTCTTGGCAAGAGGTGGAAATAAGTCAGTTTCTGATATATCACAGGATAGACTACTGCCTGCTTCATTGATTAGTGCTTTTCATAATGGGAATGATAGTATGAAGCAGATGGCTGAGAATATTTTGAGACACTTAAACAGGATGCCGACTCCTTCAGCTACTTATTAA